ACCTCTCTCAAAACGGAAAGATGCATCTGTGTTTAAACCATGGCGTTTAGCCGTCTTACGTACAGCAACAGGGTTAAAATAGGCGCTTTCTAAAAATATAGCAGAGGTGTTTTCTGTAACTCCGCTGTGGGCTCCACCAAAAACTCCTGCAATACACATAGGCTTCTCTGCGTCACAAATCATTAAGTCATCTTCATGTAACTCACGCTCTACACCGTCTAGTGTAGTAAACTTGGTGCCTGCTTCTACAGTGCGCACTTCAATCTTATCTCCTGCAATCTTGTTTAAATCAAAAGCGTGTAGTGGTTGTCCTAGATCATGTAATACATAATTAGTCGCATCTACAATGTTGTTAATAGGAGAGAGGCCTATGGCTTTAAGTCTGTGCTTTAACCACTCTGGAGATTCGCTCACTTTTAAGTCGCTGATCACAACTCCTGCATAACGAGGTGCTTTTTCTGCATCTAGTACTTGAACATCAATTTTGTGCAGGCGCTTCTCAATTTTAAAAGAAGATGTAGATGGAGTAATAAGACCTTTATTAACCTCATGTTGTAATAAACCTGCTTTAAGATCACGGGCAACACCCCAGTGGCTCATAGCATCTGCACGGTTAGGTGTGAGTCCTATTTCAAAAACTTGATCATTTTCTATTTCAAAAACCTCTGCGGCTGGTGTTCCAGGGATAAGATCCTCATTAAGAATCATAATTCCATCGTGGCTCTTACCTAATCCTAGCTCGTCTTCTGCACAGATCATTCCGTGAGATTCTTCACCACGTATTTTACCTTTCTTTATTTTCCAGGCTTCACCTTCTTCTGTGTAAAGTGTAGTTCCTATAGTCGCTACGGGTACTTTCTGCCCTGCTGCTACATTGGGAGCTCCACATACTATTTGTACAGGTTTATCTGCACCTATATCTACGGTGGTTACTTTAAGTTTGTCTGCATTTTCATGCTGCACACAAGTCAGTACGTGACCTATTACAATTCCTTCTAGTCCACCTTTTACACTTTGGTAGGTGTCTATTCCTTCAATTTCTAGACCTAGGTCTGTAAGGAGGTTTCCGGTTTTTTCGGCACTCCAATCTATATCGATAAACTGCTTAAGCCAGTTGTAAGAAATCTTCATAAAACGTTGCGATTTTAAGACGTCAAAGATAGAATAACCTAGCTAGTGAGCAAAGCAGATGAGCGAGTATCTCAGTAGTTTTTTTACGCTTCCCGAGGTGAGTTCGGTACTAGTTTCGTAAAAGTGTGTTTTAGCAACATGTCATCTTGATAATTGGTGACTATAAACGCTGTTTTTGTAGGTGTTTGGTAATTTCTAATTACTAGGCGGTGAGACTTTATGCGTTTGTACTATTTAAAAACTTCTGTAAGGCACTTTAAAAGAATGAGACTGTGTTGGTATATCTTTGATTTATGAAACAGATACTTATTCTCATCTCATTTATTAGCATTATTTCTTGTAAGCAGGACAAAGGAGTAATCACTCCTCAAACGTTGAATTCAGGATTTTGGAGGGCAACGTTAGCCGTTCAGGATCAAGAAGAACTTCCTTTTATATTTGAGGCAAATGAAGATGGAACGATTACCATTTATAATGCAGAAGAACGTATTGAGGTAGACGAGATTGTGATTAATGGCGATAGTATACGTATTCAAACTCCTGTTTTTGAAGGGTATTTTTCAGGACGCTTTCGCGAAAGCGGTAATCAAATAACGGGCTCCTTTATAAAACCTAGTCTTGATCGTGTGGTACCGTTTTTAATGAATTACGGTGTAAAAGAACGTTTTATTTCTGCTAGCGAAGAGACGAAGGAGCATAAAGTACAAGCCAATGTAGATGGTAGTTGGGAGACTGTTTTTAGTCCAGATAATGCTGACGAACGATACATTGCCAAGGGTACTTTTAAGTCAGATGGTGATATTGTTACGGGTACTTTTAGAACTACAACTGGTGATTATAGATATCTAGAAGGGAGAATAAACGGAGATGAACTAAGGCTTTCTACTTTTGACGGGGCTCATGCTTTTCTTTTTGCAGCAACTGTAACAGATACTACAATGCAGGGGCATTTTTATAGTGGTGATCACTGGAAAGAGCCGTTTGTAGCAACTAAGAATGACAACTACGAACTTCCAGATGCAAACACATTGACTTATTTAAAAGAGGGGTATGATAGACTTGCATTTTCTTTCCCGGATAGCAGTGGGGATTTGGTGTCACTAGAAGACAAGCGATTTAAAAATAAGGTAGTACTCGTTAAGCTTATGGGTACGTGGTGTCCTAATTGCTTGGAAGAATCAAAATTTATAAAACAATATTTGAAAGAATTTCCATCAGATGATCTTGAGGTAGTTTCTTTGGCATTTGAATATGCGCCCACTAAGGAAAAGGCGTTTGCGAGCATTAAGCGTATGCAAGAACGATTAGACATTCCGTATCCGATACTTCTAGCGCAATGGGGAGATTCTGATAAGAAAAAGGCAGCCGAAAAACTACCTATGCTTAATCATGTGCTTTCATATCCTACACTCATTTTTGTAGATAAGAAAGGAAGTGTGAGACGCATCCACACAGGATATAATGGAACGGCGACAGGGGAGAAGCACCTTGAGTTTAAAAAGGAGTTTGAGGAATTTGTAGCGCAGTTGCTTGCTGAGTAATTACGATATATAACTCCAGATATTCTTAAACTTCATCATCTGAGCATACATGAAGCGTATAATTTGATTTTCTTCTTTTTTAAAGGTGGGATCGTCCTTAACTACAGCCCACGCGTAGCTTCGGGCTACTTTAAGAATATCATTATCTCTTATAATATCGGCTATTTTGAGGTTTAAGGCGCCACTTTGTTGAGTTCCTGTAATATCTCCTGGACCACGTAGCTTGAGGTCAACCTCGGCAATTTCAAAACCATCATTAGTGCGTGTCATCGTTTCTAAGCGCACTTTACTGTCGCTTGATAACTTATGACTCGTCATCAAAATACAGTAACTCTGCTCTGCACCACGACCTACACGACCACGTAATTGGTGTAGCTGACTTAACCCAAAACGCTCTGCGCTTTCTATAATCATCACAGATGCGTTGGGTACATTAACGCCAACTTCAATAACAGTAGTGGCGACCATGATTTGTGTTTCGCCTTTGATAAAACGATTCATTTCAATCTCTTTATCGGCTGGTTTCATCTGTCCGTGGACGATGGAAATTTGATATTTTGGCATGGGAAATTCTCGCGAAATACTCTCATATCCATCCATCAAATCTTTGTAATCCATAGCCTCAGATTCTTGGATTAATGGGTAGACAATATAGACCTGTCTTCCTAGTGCAATTTCGTCTCTAATAAACTTGAAAACTTTCAGTCTATTTGCATCATATCTATGCACTGTTTTTATGGACTTTCTACCTGGTGGAAGTTCGTCTATAACACTCACATCTAGATCTCCATAAACGGTCATAGCAAGTGTACGTGGAATAGGGGTGGCGGTCATCACAAGTACGTGTGGAGGGTACTCATTTTTGTGCCATAATTTACTACGTTGTTTTACGCCAAAACGGTGTTGCTCATCGATTACTGCAAGTCCAAGATTCTTAAATTTCACCTTGTCTTCTAGTAGTGCATGAGTGCCAATTAAGATGTCTAATTCGCCATTTTCAAGCTGTTCATGAATAATTTTACGTTCTGAAGTTTTAGTTGAACCTTGTAGTAGTGAAATACTGGTGTTTAAGTCTTTACATAATTCTTTTAAACCATGATAATGCTGTACTGCCAGGATGGCAGTAGGTGCCATCAGGCAAGCTTGAAAACCGTTGTCAAGTGCCATGAGCATTGACATGAGCGCCACTATGGTCTTCCCAGAACCTACATCTCCTTGCAAAAGACGATTCATCTGGGCATTTGTGCCTAGGTCATGACGTATTTCTTTGAGCACTCTTTTTTGTGCACCCGTAAGTTCAAAGGGTAAATGGTCGTTATAAAAGTTGGTAAAATTAGGTCCAATTTTTTCAAATGGATACCCTTTTATTTTAGTTTTATGGTTTACATTTTTGAATGCTAATTGCAGCTGAATGTAAAAAAATTCTTCAAATTTTAATCGGTATTGTGCCCTTGCTAAATGCTCTTGAGATTGCGGGAAATGAACGTTCAAAAGTGCCTCTCTTTTTGGCATCAATTTGAGCTCTGTAATTATAGGTTTTGAGAGGCTTTCAAACAGGTGACTTTTACACTCTAAAAAGAGGGTTTGCATGACACCATTTACTACCTTATTTGTGACTCCTCGATTGCTCAATTTTTCGGTAGATGGATAGACCGGTTGCATGGCAGATTTGATACTTTTTTCATGATCTGCGAGTAGCTCCATTTCTGGATGAGGCATGGAAAAATTGCCATTGTAATAATTACATTTTCCAAAAATCACATAAGGAGTATTGAGTTTTATACTTTCCCTAATCCATTTGTGACCCCTAAACCATACGAGCTCCATTTGCCCACTTTCATCCTTAAATGTAGCCACGAGTCGTCGCCCTTTTCCCTCTATCATTTTAACCCCCGTAAACTTCCCGATAATTTGCACATCGGCATTATTACGTTCTAGTTCGCCTATTTTGTAATACTGCGTCTTATCGATATATCGATTAGGAAACAGGTGCATTAAGTCTTGAAAAGTATGAATACCCAGCTCAGAACGGAGCAAGTCTGCTCTATTGGGACCAACGCCTTTGAGGTAATCTATGGGAGTTTGTAAAAAAGTGGGATTCATTAAAGTAAAAATAAGGTCTTTAATTCAGATTTTCGAATTGATATTTAAAAGATAGTGGCTTAAAAGTTGTTATTTTTAAAATATGAAATACCTATTCCTATTTGTAATCACTTGTTGCGCTTTCGCGAAAGCGTATGCTCAAGATATATCTCCACAAACCGCTACTGTTGATTTTAAGACTATCGACGCGTCCTTGTCCTTAGATTTTGACAGTAAATCCGTTTTGGGATCCATTGAAACCACCTTTACGATATTACAAAATGTAGATCAAGTAGTCATGGATGGCGTCGCAATGAAAGTCGTAGATAAAACACCGTCAATCACTGTAACCGCTACAGATACTACCATTGTTCTCAAAGGGAAATTTAAGGCGGGAACGACATACAAAGCCCAATTCGATTATCAAGTAAAACCATCACAGGCTGCTTATTTTGTGAATAATAATGGAAAAGAAGAATTCTGGACGCAAGGACAAGGTAAGTACACATCACACTGGTTGCCAAGTATAGATGATATGAATGACAAAATCGTTTTTGACTTAAAAGTAGCTGGACATAATAGCAAGACGATTATTGCAAATGGAAAAGGCAATAGAGTTTTTAAGGATTATGGTGCTCTATTTTCTTCTTTTGATATGCAACAGCCTATTTCTAGCTATCTCGTTGCCCTCGTAGCAGGAGATTACGCTATGAAGAGCGAGACTGCTAGTTCTGGAGTTACATTGGAATATTATTACCGTCCTGAAGATTCGCTCAAAGTCGAGACTACTTATAAACACTCTAAAGAGATTTTTGACTTCTTAAAAACCACGATTGGAGTGCCGTTTCCTTTTCAAGATTATAAGCAAGTTCCCGTAAAGGATTTTCTTTATGCAGGGATGGAAAATGCAAGCCTCACTGTGTTTTCAGATAGTTTTATGGTGGATGAGATAGGCTTTACAGATCGAAATTATGTCAATGTAAACGCACATGAGCTGGCGCATCAATGGTTTGGAGATTTAGTGACAGAAACAAAAAGTGAGCATCACTGGCTCCATGAAGGTTTTGCTACGTACTACGCACTGCTAGCAGAGCGTGAGATTTTTGGAGATGATTATTTTTACTTTAAGCTCTTTGAAACCGCAGAGCAACTGCGTGAGCTTAGCGATATGGGAGAAGGGCAGAGGCTCGTCGCCGCTGGAGGTAGTAGCCTCACGTATTATCAGAAAGGTGCATGGGCAGTGCACATACTAAGAGAACAAGTAGGTGCTGGAGCTTTTGATACTGCAGTAAGAAACTACCTGACTAAGTACGCTTATAAAAACGTCACTACAGACCTATTTATGGCAGAAGTGGCCGCAGTAACAAGCGTGGATCTCACTGCATTTAAGAAAAACTGGTTGTACCAAACAGCTTTTCAAGCTGAGGAAGCGCTTGCTTCCCTCAAGGAAAACACATTCATGCAGCAGTATTTCCAATTGCAGTCGGGTAGAGCAGTGGCGCTCTCTTCTAAGTTTACAGCGCTTATGAATGCCATAGCTACAAATAACGATTATCTAGGGGCAGAGGCAATCTACCAACTCTCACAAGAATCCATAAATGCTACGCTTCCGGCATACAAACGCGCCATGGAAACAGAGAATGTGTTTATAAGACAAGCTATTGCTAGTTCGCTAGAGACCGTTCCAGAAGCGCTGGTACTTGAATTTTATGAGTTGCTTAGTGACAGAAGTTATGTCACTCGAGAGCAGGCTATGATTAAGCTGTGGGTATATCACCAGCAACGCAATGATCCTACATCGCAACGCAAGGTTCTTAATCTTATGGATAATCAGATGGGGTTTGCAGATGGCAATATAAGAACGCTGTGGCTTGCGTTATCACTAGCTACACCACAATATAAACCCGAAGCGTCATTAGCCCGTTATAAAGAGCTTATAAGTTATACGGCGCCATCTCAACCATATCAGCTTCGGGAGAATGCTTTTAACTATATAAGACAGCTAGGCTCTTATGAGGAAGAAAGCTTACATAATCTTATAGAAGCTAGTGTTCATCACGTTTGGCGTTTTCGCGAAAGCGCAAGGAAGCTACTTGACAATGAGCTCAAAAATCCAAAAATAGCCGCTATGCTTATAAATATAAAAAGCGACCTCTCAGAACAAGAAATCGCTTATTTAAAACGTATAAAGGCGTTATAGCTAGATAATCTCGCTCACCTCCTGCTTTATAAATTGTAAAGCTGTGTCGCTAGGAGCCGCTCTATCCATGAGATCACGCAAGATCGTCTCACGCAGTTTATCACTCGTATCCACTTTATCACTCATATTAGTCTTACGTATGAGGGCCGCAGTTGCACTCTTTGCAGTGCGCACCACGTTCCAGCACTCCTGAGTAATATAGATTTGCTGTGATAAGTTATGTTCAAACTCCTCTGTAATGGTGCGCAATAAAAGCGCTTCATATTCATTAGCATCGTCACTGTAAGGCTTTACACGCGATACTAGATTGCCTGGTGAGATACGCTCAAGAAAGAGTGTAATGCGCTCATAAGCTTGTAATTTTTGCGGCAATGCATTTGCCTGATTGGCTTTATGAAGTTGGAATCTGCGTTGTCCATCTTGCTCCTTTACGTATTGGCTAAAAAAGTAATATGCCAGCAACGCGACGATCACTGCGGGTAGAAGATTAAAGGCTAGATTAGTAAGGTCTTGTGTCATATAAGTAGGTTCTTGTTGCTATGTTCTGGATGAATAACAAACTTACTTGCTTTTTAGTATGCAACCAAATGGGATGTGATTATTCGCTTTCGCGAAAATTTGAGTTTCATTAACCCATGCCATTAGATTTGACATGAGAACTCAGTAATAAGTTGGCTCATAATTACCCGTTCTCTTTTTCGACATTAGGTAGGCGGTAGCTTTTTATGGCACCCCAAAAGCCTAAAATAGATAGTACTACAATGACAACCTCTACAGATATCAAGGATAGCACAGCACTCAATCCTCCTGTAAAAAGTAAAATAATTCCTATGATCGTGTTACTTACAGAAACATAATTTGTTCTTTCATTTCCCTTTGCCATATCTAAAACATACGTTTTTCTACCTTGACGTACGCCGCTGTGTGCAATACCAAGGATAAAAAACGCCACAGGATATAGCCATAGTTGCGTTTTAAGAGCTGCTGTAAAGCTTACTAGAATGACTAGAATAATACCACAGAGCGAGGCTATCGTAACTGCATATGCCATCGTATTTTTACTAGACTTATCTGCCAGCTTTCCCCAGGATGGGGCACTTACAATAGAGGCAAGTCCATTTGAGACAATTAATAAACCTAAGAGATAGCTTGTACCTTCAACATTATTTTGTGCAAGAGTCACGTAAAACGGCGCAGATAGGGCAGAGCAGAGTAATAACGATCTTGCGATCACGAAGTTTCTTAAATTACTATCGTCTTTTAACAATTTAATGTTATCTCTAATACTATTTTGATCGCCCTCATCTTTGGTGATGTCTGTTGGAAATTCTTTGATAAACGCATAAATTATCGCAGCAATGATCCACATGGAAGCTGCAAAAAATATGAGAGTTGTGTAAAACTGTATATCCTCATCAGTTTTAGACTTGTAAGTAATATATAAACCTGCGATAAGGACTAAAATCCCTGCAAATGAGGAGGTATAACCTCCTAGTTTTCCTCTTCTTGTTTTTGGGATAGTCTTTCCTTTTACATCTTTAGAACTCACAGAAGCCAGAGCACGCGCAAGGCTAAAAATGATTAAACATATAATAATTAACCATCCTGCATTTTGTTTTTCAAATTGTAATGCCACAATCCCTATTGCAGCAATAGCAAGACCTTGAACAATAGACCCCACAATCCAAATATATTTGCGTATAGGTTTTCTTTTTACATAATTTGAGATAGCAACTTGCGGGATAAGCGCACCAGACT
The genomic region above belongs to Dokdonia sp. Dokd-P16 and contains:
- a CDS encoding TlpA family protein disulfide reductase encodes the protein MKQILILISFISIISCKQDKGVITPQTLNSGFWRATLAVQDQEELPFIFEANEDGTITIYNAEERIEVDEIVINGDSIRIQTPVFEGYFSGRFRESGNQITGSFIKPSLDRVVPFLMNYGVKERFISASEETKEHKVQANVDGSWETVFSPDNADERYIAKGTFKSDGDIVTGTFRTTTGDYRYLEGRINGDELRLSTFDGAHAFLFAATVTDTTMQGHFYSGDHWKEPFVATKNDNYELPDANTLTYLKEGYDRLAFSFPDSSGDLVSLEDKRFKNKVVLVKLMGTWCPNCLEESKFIKQYLKEFPSDDLEVVSLAFEYAPTKEKAFASIKRMQERLDIPYPILLAQWGDSDKKKAAEKLPMLNHVLSYPTLIFVDKKGSVRRIHTGYNGTATGEKHLEFKKEFEEFVAQLLAE
- the recG gene encoding ATP-dependent DNA helicase RecG, whose amino-acid sequence is MNPTFLQTPIDYLKGVGPNRADLLRSELGIHTFQDLMHLFPNRYIDKTQYYKIGELERNNADVQIIGKFTGVKMIEGKGRRLVATFKDESGQMELVWFRGHKWIRESIKLNTPYVIFGKCNYYNGNFSMPHPEMELLADHEKSIKSAMQPVYPSTEKLSNRGVTNKVVNGVMQTLFLECKSHLFESLSKPIITELKLMPKREALLNVHFPQSQEHLARAQYRLKFEEFFYIQLQLAFKNVNHKTKIKGYPFEKIGPNFTNFYNDHLPFELTGAQKRVLKEIRHDLGTNAQMNRLLQGDVGSGKTIVALMSMLMALDNGFQACLMAPTAILAVQHYHGLKELCKDLNTSISLLQGSTKTSERKIIHEQLENGELDILIGTHALLEDKVKFKNLGLAVIDEQHRFGVKQRSKLWHKNEYPPHVLVMTATPIPRTLAMTVYGDLDVSVIDELPPGRKSIKTVHRYDANRLKVFKFIRDEIALGRQVYIVYPLIQESEAMDYKDLMDGYESISREFPMPKYQISIVHGQMKPADKEIEMNRFIKGETQIMVATTVIEVGVNVPNASVMIIESAERFGLSQLHQLRGRVGRGAEQSYCILMTSHKLSSDSKVRLETMTRTNDGFEIAEVDLKLRGPGDITGTQQSGALNLKIADIIRDNDILKVARSYAWAVVKDDPTFKKEENQIIRFMYAQMMKFKNIWSYIS
- a CDS encoding M1 family metallopeptidase, producing the protein MKYLFLFVITCCAFAKAYAQDISPQTATVDFKTIDASLSLDFDSKSVLGSIETTFTILQNVDQVVMDGVAMKVVDKTPSITVTATDTTIVLKGKFKAGTTYKAQFDYQVKPSQAAYFVNNNGKEEFWTQGQGKYTSHWLPSIDDMNDKIVFDLKVAGHNSKTIIANGKGNRVFKDYGALFSSFDMQQPISSYLVALVAGDYAMKSETASSGVTLEYYYRPEDSLKVETTYKHSKEIFDFLKTTIGVPFPFQDYKQVPVKDFLYAGMENASLTVFSDSFMVDEIGFTDRNYVNVNAHELAHQWFGDLVTETKSEHHWLHEGFATYYALLAEREIFGDDYFYFKLFETAEQLRELSDMGEGQRLVAAGGSSLTYYQKGAWAVHILREQVGAGAFDTAVRNYLTKYAYKNVTTDLFMAEVAAVTSVDLTAFKKNWLYQTAFQAEEALASLKENTFMQQYFQLQSGRAVALSSKFTALMNAIATNNDYLGAEAIYQLSQESINATLPAYKRAMETENVFIRQAIASSLETVPEALVLEFYELLSDRSYVTREQAMIKLWVYHQQRNDPTSQRKVLNLMDNQMGFADGNIRTLWLALSLATPQYKPEASLARYKELISYTAPSQPYQLRENAFNYIRQLGSYEEESLHNLIEASVHHVWRFRESARKLLDNELKNPKIAAMLINIKSDLSEQEIAYLKRIKAL
- a CDS encoding MFS transporter translates to MPSSSLNKLYKYLNNERDERVCKGITDEACKHVATNYFSILFTHTFTKLGDTLSNPKTVLTWLMNYVGAPVFLISLIVPIRESGALIPQVAISNYVKRKPIRKYIWIVGSIVQGLAIAAIGIVALQFEKQNAGWLIIICLIIFSLARALASVSSKDVKGKTIPKTRRGKLGGYTSSFAGILVLIAGLYITYKSKTDEDIQFYTTLIFFAASMWIIAAIIYAFIKEFPTDITKDEGDQNSIRDNIKLLKDDSNLRNFVIARSLLLCSALSAPFYVTLAQNNVEGTSYLLGLLIVSNGLASIVSAPSWGKLADKSSKNTMAYAVTIASLCGIILVILVSFTAALKTQLWLYPVAFFILGIAHSGVRQGRKTYVLDMAKGNERTNYVSVSNTIIGIILLFTGGLSAVLSLISVEVVIVVLSILGFWGAIKSYRLPNVEKENG